One window from the genome of Streptomyces sp. WZ-12 encodes:
- a CDS encoding Fur family transcriptional regulator — MATSAGSPVRGRSTRQRTAVSAALDEVNEFRSAQELHDMLKHRGDSVGLTTVYRTLQSLADAGEVDVLRTSDGEAVYRRCSSDDHHHHLVCRGCGTAVEVEGPAVEKWADQIAAEHGFRDVAHTVEIFGTCGECAAKKDANG; from the coding sequence GTGGCGACGAGCGCGGGTTCTCCGGTCCGCGGCCGGTCGACGCGGCAGCGCACCGCGGTTTCGGCCGCACTCGACGAGGTCAATGAGTTCCGCAGTGCGCAGGAGCTGCACGACATGCTCAAGCACCGGGGCGACTCGGTCGGGTTGACCACCGTCTACCGGACGCTGCAGTCCCTCGCCGACGCCGGCGAGGTGGACGTGCTGCGCACCAGCGACGGCGAGGCCGTCTACCGCCGGTGCAGCAGCGACGACCATCACCACCACCTGGTGTGCCGCGGCTGCGGCACGGCCGTCGAGGTCGAGGGCCCGGCGGTGGAGAAGTGGGCGGACCAGATCGCGGCCGAGCACGGCTTCCGCGATGTCGCGCACACCGTCGAGATCTTCGGCACCTGCGGTGAGTGCGCGGCCAAGAAGGACGCGAACGGCTAG
- a CDS encoding metal ABC transporter permease, whose amino-acid sequence MELLNYAFMQRALIAALIVGITAPAIGIYLVQRRQALMGDGIGHVALTGVGLGFLLNTSPVWMATVVAVVGSVVMELIRWYGKTRGDLALAMLFYGGMAGGVMLMNLSDAGSSANLGTYLFGSITTVSPQDMITIYVLAALVLAITLGLRRQLFAVCQDEEFARVTGLPVRLLNLLIAVTAAVTVTVAMRVVGLLLVSALMVIPVAAAQQLSRSFAATFATAVGIGVAVTLTGTTTSYYVDVPSGATIVLFAIVLFVGFTALATPLARKRARAGATDGKGCTLEVPGGRTPVEDDVRV is encoded by the coding sequence ATGGAACTCCTCAACTACGCCTTCATGCAACGGGCGTTGATCGCCGCCCTGATCGTCGGGATCACCGCCCCCGCCATCGGCATCTACCTCGTCCAGCGCCGCCAGGCCCTGATGGGCGACGGCATCGGCCACGTCGCGCTGACCGGCGTCGGCCTGGGCTTCCTGCTCAACACCAGCCCGGTGTGGATGGCCACCGTGGTCGCCGTCGTCGGCTCGGTGGTGATGGAGCTGATCCGCTGGTACGGCAAGACCCGCGGCGATCTGGCGCTGGCCATGCTGTTCTACGGCGGCATGGCGGGCGGCGTGATGCTGATGAACCTCTCCGACGCGGGCTCCAGCGCCAACCTGGGGACGTACCTCTTCGGTTCGATCACCACCGTCTCGCCGCAGGACATGATCACGATCTATGTGCTGGCCGCCCTGGTGCTGGCGATCACGCTCGGGCTGCGCCGCCAGCTCTTCGCGGTCTGCCAGGACGAGGAGTTCGCCCGGGTCACCGGCCTGCCGGTGCGGCTGCTGAACCTGCTGATCGCGGTCACCGCCGCGGTCACCGTCACGGTCGCCATGCGGGTCGTCGGCCTGCTGCTGGTCAGCGCGCTGATGGTGATCCCGGTCGCGGCCGCCCAGCAGCTCAGCCGCAGCTTCGCGGCGACCTTCGCGACCGCGGTCGGGATCGGCGTGGCGGTGACGCTGACCGGCACCACCACCTCGTACTACGTCGACGTGCCGTCCGGCGCGACCATCGTGCTCTTCGCCATCGTGCTGTTCGTGGGCTTCACGGCGCTGGCCACCCCGCTGGCCAGAAAGCGCGCGCGGGCCGGCGCGACGGACGGTAAGGGGTGCACCCTGGAAGTACCGGGCGGCCGCACCCCCGTCGAGGACGACGTCCGGGTGTGA
- a CDS encoding metal ABC transporter ATP-binding protein codes for MKDTGQAVIAATAEESPDAQAPAAIELRGATASLGARPVLRGVDLTVRTGEVVALLGANGSGKSTAVRSVIGQVPLTGGELALFGTPFRRFRDWARIGYVPQRTTAAGGVPATVREVVTAGRLARTKLGLLRRADRAAVHHALELVGLADRIKDSVNALSGGQHQRVLIARALAGEPDLLIMDEPMAGVDLASQEVLATALREQVARGATVLLVLHELGPLEPLIDRAVVLQDGCVVHDGPPPEAVGQHALPGHDHAHPSPAAAPSGGASHHCVGSHADASAEPFRTGLLS; via the coding sequence ATGAAGGACACCGGCCAGGCCGTCATAGCGGCGACGGCCGAGGAGTCGCCGGACGCGCAGGCGCCGGCGGCCATCGAGCTGCGCGGCGCGACCGCGTCGCTGGGCGCCCGCCCGGTGCTGCGCGGCGTCGACCTGACCGTGCGGACCGGCGAGGTCGTCGCGCTGCTCGGCGCCAACGGGTCCGGGAAGTCCACCGCGGTCCGCTCGGTCATCGGGCAGGTCCCGCTGACCGGCGGCGAACTGGCGCTCTTCGGCACGCCGTTCCGCCGCTTCAGGGACTGGGCGCGGATCGGCTACGTGCCGCAGCGCACCACGGCGGCCGGCGGGGTGCCGGCGACCGTCCGCGAGGTGGTCACCGCCGGCCGGCTGGCCCGCACGAAGCTGGGTTTGCTGCGCAGGGCGGACCGGGCGGCGGTGCACCACGCACTGGAACTGGTCGGGCTGGCCGACCGGATCAAGGACTCCGTCAACGCGCTGTCGGGAGGTCAGCACCAACGGGTGCTGATCGCCCGGGCGCTGGCGGGTGAACCCGATCTGCTGATCATGGACGAGCCGATGGCCGGCGTGGACCTGGCGAGCCAGGAGGTGCTGGCCACCGCACTGCGCGAGCAGGTCGCCCGCGGCGCCACGGTCCTGCTCGTCCTGCACGAACTGGGGCCGCTGGAGCCGCTGATCGACCGCGCGGTGGTGCTGCAGGACGGCTGCGTCGTCCACGACGGCCCGCCACCGGAGGCCGTCGGCCAGCACGCCCTGCCCGGCCACGACCATGCCCACCCGTCGCCCGCCGCCGCCCCAAGTGGAGGTGCTTCGCACCACTGCGTTGGATCGCACGCCGACGCGTCGGCCGAACCGTTCCGAACGGGGCTGCTGAGCTGA
- a CDS encoding metal ABC transporter substrate-binding protein has protein sequence MNVRSRISTVAVAGAAVLGLATLAACSPSASGRSDDGKLKVTASFYPLQFLAEQIGGSHVEVSNLTKPGVEPHDLTLTAKQTAQLSESGAIVYLKGLQPAVDDSVKQSGVQHIANAAELTRTEVHGTEVDGHHHTTGDNSSHSDAEPGQDPHVWLDPVKFAEVAKGVNKTFAEADPKNKAAYQKNTDVLVEKLDKLNTDFKDGLKNRTSDTFVTTHAAFGYLAERYGLVQEAISGLDPESEPSANRIKELHTLAQSHHVSTVFFETLANPATAKTLAGDLHLKTDVLDPLEGITDKSRGKDYFSVQRANLAALQKALGAK, from the coding sequence ATGAACGTACGCTCCCGAATATCCACCGTGGCCGTCGCCGGAGCCGCGGTCCTCGGTCTCGCGACCCTCGCCGCCTGCTCCCCCAGCGCCTCCGGGCGCTCCGACGACGGCAAGCTGAAGGTGACGGCGTCGTTCTATCCGCTGCAGTTCCTCGCGGAGCAGATCGGCGGCTCGCACGTGGAGGTGTCCAACCTCACCAAGCCGGGCGTGGAGCCGCACGACCTGACGCTCACCGCCAAGCAGACCGCGCAGCTCAGCGAGTCCGGCGCGATCGTCTACCTCAAGGGGCTCCAGCCCGCCGTGGACGACTCGGTCAAGCAGTCCGGCGTCCAGCACATCGCCAACGCGGCGGAGCTGACCCGCACGGAGGTGCACGGCACCGAGGTCGACGGGCACCACCACACCACCGGCGACAACAGCTCGCACTCCGACGCCGAGCCCGGCCAGGACCCGCACGTCTGGCTGGACCCGGTGAAGTTCGCCGAGGTCGCCAAGGGCGTCAACAAGACGTTCGCCGAGGCCGATCCGAAGAACAAGGCCGCCTACCAGAAGAACACCGATGTGCTGGTGGAGAAGCTGGACAAGCTGAACACCGACTTCAAGGACGGCCTGAAGAACCGGACTTCGGACACCTTCGTCACCACGCACGCGGCCTTCGGCTACCTCGCCGAGCGCTACGGCCTGGTCCAGGAGGCGATCAGCGGCCTGGACCCGGAGTCCGAGCCCAGCGCCAACCGGATCAAGGAACTGCACACCCTGGCGCAGTCCCACCACGTCTCCACGGTGTTCTTCGAGACGCTGGCCAACCCGGCCACCGCCAAGACCCTCGCCGGCGACCTGCACCTGAAGACCGATGTGCTGGACCCGCTGGAGGGCATCACCGACAAGTCCCGCGGCAAGGACTACTTCTCCGTGCAGCGCGCCAACCTCGCCGCGCTCCAGAAGGCGCTCGGCGCCAAGTGA
- a CDS encoding glycine--tRNA ligase — protein sequence MAADKIDTIVSLSKRRGFVYPCSEIYGGSRAAWDYGPLGVELKENIKRQWWRAMVTSREDVVGLDSSVILAPEVWQASGHVATFTDPLTECTSCHKRFRADHLEEAYEAKHGRLPENGLADVNCPHCGNKGGFTEPKQFSGLLSTHLGPSQDTASVAYLRPETAQGIFTNFAQVQQTSRKKPPFGIAQMGKSFRNEITPGNFIFRTREFEQMEMEFFVKPGEDEQWHEYWMEQRWNWYRDLGLREENVRWYEHPKEKLSHYSKRTADIEYRFQFGGSEWGELEGVANRTDYDLSSHAKASGQDLSYFDQEAGERYTPFVIEPAAGVGRTMLAFMLDAYTEDEAPNAKGKLEKRTVLRLDPRLSPVKVAVLPLSRNPQLSPKAKGLAADLRKFWNIEFDDAGAIGRRYRRQDEIGTPFCVTVDFDTLDDNAVTVRERDTMKQERVGLDQIQSYLGARLLGC from the coding sequence GTGGCCGCCGACAAGATCGATACCATCGTCAGCCTGAGCAAGCGCCGTGGCTTCGTTTACCCCTGCAGCGAGATCTACGGCGGCTCCCGCGCTGCCTGGGACTACGGTCCCCTCGGCGTCGAGCTCAAGGAGAACATCAAGCGCCAGTGGTGGCGCGCCATGGTCACCTCCCGCGAGGACGTCGTCGGCCTCGACTCCTCGGTGATCCTGGCCCCCGAGGTGTGGCAGGCGTCCGGCCACGTCGCCACCTTCACCGACCCGCTCACCGAGTGCACCTCCTGCCACAAGCGCTTCCGCGCCGACCACTTGGAGGAGGCGTACGAGGCCAAGCACGGCCGCCTCCCCGAGAACGGCCTCGCCGACGTCAACTGCCCGCACTGCGGCAACAAGGGCGGCTTCACCGAGCCCAAGCAGTTCTCCGGTCTGCTCTCCACCCACCTCGGCCCCTCGCAGGACACCGCGTCCGTCGCGTACCTGCGCCCCGAGACCGCCCAGGGCATCTTCACCAACTTCGCCCAGGTCCAGCAGACCTCCCGGAAGAAGCCGCCGTTCGGCATCGCCCAGATGGGCAAGTCCTTCCGGAACGAGATCACGCCGGGCAACTTCATCTTCCGCACCCGCGAGTTCGAGCAGATGGAGATGGAGTTCTTCGTCAAGCCGGGCGAGGACGAGCAGTGGCACGAGTACTGGATGGAGCAGCGCTGGAACTGGTACCGCGACCTCGGTCTCCGCGAGGAGAACGTCCGCTGGTACGAGCACCCCAAGGAGAAGCTCTCCCACTACTCCAAGCGCACCGCTGACATCGAGTACCGCTTCCAGTTCGGCGGCTCGGAGTGGGGCGAGCTGGAGGGCGTCGCCAACCGCACCGACTACGACCTCTCCTCGCACGCCAAGGCGTCCGGTCAGGACCTCTCCTACTTCGACCAGGAGGCCGGCGAGCGCTACACCCCGTTCGTCATCGAGCCGGCGGCCGGTGTCGGCCGCACCATGCTCGCCTTCATGCTCGACGCCTACACCGAGGACGAGGCGCCCAACGCCAAGGGCAAGTTGGAGAAGCGCACGGTGCTGCGCCTCGACCCGCGCCTGTCGCCGGTGAAGGTCGCGGTGCTGCCGCTCTCCCGCAACCCGCAGCTCTCCCCGAAGGCCAAGGGGCTGGCCGCGGACCTCCGCAAGTTCTGGAACATCGAGTTCGACGACGCCGGCGCCATCGGCCGCCGCTACCGCCGCCAGGACGAGATCGGCACCCCGTTCTGCGTCACCGTCGACTTCGACACCCTCGACGACAACGCGGTCACGGTGCGCGAGCGCGACACGATGAAGCAGGAGCGGGTCGGCCTGGACCAGATCCAGTCCTACCTGGGTGCGCGACTGCTCGGCTGCTGA
- a CDS encoding TetR family transcriptional regulator produces the protein MPPETLTPERILEATEEVLRRYGPAKATVVDVARALGVSHGSVYRHFRTKTALREAVTARWLDRTSRELAAIVEEDGPAEERLGRWLATLFQAKRHKAGDDPELFATYMTLIGESGGVVDRHVSDLEGQLAEIIEAGVTEGAFRADPPTTTAHAVFAATGRFHDPCYAEEWSRPEITTDFETVRDLVLRGLRQ, from the coding sequence ATGCCCCCCGAGACGTTGACGCCCGAGCGGATCCTCGAAGCCACCGAGGAGGTGCTGCGCCGGTATGGGCCGGCGAAGGCCACCGTCGTCGATGTCGCGCGGGCGCTGGGCGTGAGTCACGGCAGCGTGTACCGCCACTTCCGTACGAAGACGGCGCTGCGGGAGGCGGTCACGGCGCGTTGGTTGGACCGTACGAGCCGGGAGTTGGCGGCCATCGTCGAGGAGGACGGCCCCGCCGAGGAGCGGCTGGGCCGCTGGTTGGCCACGCTGTTCCAGGCCAAGCGGCACAAGGCCGGTGACGACCCCGAACTCTTCGCCACGTACATGACGTTGATCGGGGAGAGCGGCGGCGTGGTCGACCGGCACGTCAGTGATCTTGAGGGGCAGTTGGCCGAGATCATCGAGGCGGGCGTCACGGAGGGCGCGTTCCGCGCCGACCCGCCCACCACCACCGCGCACGCCGTCTTCGCCGCCACCGGCCGCTTCCACGACCCCTGTTACGCCGAGGAGTGGTCCCGCCCGGAGATCACCACGGACTTCGAGACGGTGCGGGACCTGGTACTGCGCGGCCTGCGGCAGTAG
- a CDS encoding aldo/keto reductase — MQTRTLGTTGPQTSALGLGCMGMSALYGDADRAESLATLHAALEAGITLLDTGDFYGMGHNELLINEALRTAPAAAREKALLSVKFGALRTVEGGFSGYDGRPAAVKNFAAYSLQRLGTDHIDVYRIARVDPDVPIEETIGAIAELVEAGHVRHIGLSEVGADTLRRAAAVAPISDLQIEYSLLSRGIEDAILPTARELGIGITAYGVLSRGLISGHFARDRKLAANDFRGMSPRFQGDNLDRNLDLVDALRKIADEKGITVAQTAIAWVLSRGTDIVPLIGARRRDRLTEALRALDVTLTPADLTAIERAVPAGAAAGARYPENQMAHLDSEH; from the coding sequence GTGCAGACCCGCACCCTCGGCACCACCGGCCCGCAGACCTCCGCCCTCGGCCTCGGCTGCATGGGCATGTCCGCCCTCTACGGCGACGCGGACCGCGCCGAATCCCTCGCCACCCTCCACGCCGCCCTCGAAGCGGGCATCACCCTCCTCGACACCGGCGACTTCTACGGCATGGGCCACAACGAGCTGCTGATCAACGAGGCGCTCCGCACCGCCCCCGCCGCCGCCCGCGAAAAGGCCCTGCTCAGCGTGAAGTTCGGCGCCCTGCGCACCGTCGAGGGCGGCTTCAGCGGCTACGACGGCCGCCCCGCCGCGGTGAAGAACTTCGCCGCGTACTCCCTCCAGCGGCTGGGCACCGACCACATCGACGTCTACCGCATCGCCCGCGTCGACCCCGACGTCCCGATCGAGGAGACCATCGGCGCCATCGCCGAACTGGTCGAGGCCGGCCACGTCCGCCACATCGGCCTCTCCGAGGTGGGCGCGGACACCCTCCGCCGGGCCGCCGCCGTCGCCCCGATCTCCGACCTCCAGATCGAGTACTCCCTGCTCTCCCGCGGCATCGAGGACGCGATCCTGCCCACCGCCCGCGAGCTGGGCATCGGCATCACCGCCTACGGAGTGCTCTCCCGCGGCCTGATCAGCGGCCACTTCGCCCGCGACCGCAAGCTGGCCGCCAACGACTTCCGCGGCATGTCCCCCCGCTTCCAGGGCGACAACCTCGACCGCAACCTCGACCTCGTCGACGCCCTCCGCAAGATCGCCGACGAAAAGGGGATCACGGTCGCCCAGACCGCCATCGCCTGGGTCCTCTCCCGCGGCACCGACATCGTCCCCCTCATCGGCGCCCGCCGCCGCGACCGCCTCACGGAGGCGCTCCGCGCCCTCGACGTCACCCTCACCCCCGCCGACCTCACCGCCATCGAACGAGCGGTTCCCGCAGGGGCGGCCGCAGGAGCCCGGTACCCGGAGAACCAGATGGCCCACCTCGACAGCGAACACTGA
- a CDS encoding MFS transporter has product MSETPIATAVPDTPSTAARPRPAAAPLLTPLGLLTVLLGAALPMIDFFIVNVALPTIDRDLHADPATLEMIVAGYGVAYATLLVLGGRLGDMVGRRRLFLWGLAAFGLTSLACGLAPDAGTLVAARVAQGAAAALLLPQVLATIQAATTGSRRARAVSLYGGTAGVSSAVGQVLGGLLVSVDLAGSGWRAVFLVNVPIAAVALLLAARTVPESRSPHPSRVDVPGTVLLAVAMVALLLPLTEGRAAGWPLWSWLLLALFPFAAGAFLMVERRAERTGRTPLIPPSLLRIPSVRSGLTMIVPFSVGFGGFMFVIAVALQSGLHYGPLAAGMSLFPLCVAYFLASLAGPRLVHRFGRKVIITGSLIQGTGLVALALTVHAGWPAVPVAALAPSMTVLGLGQGLVLPVLLRIVLSELPVTQAGVGGGVMVTTQQSGLALGVATLGTLFLALLPSAGIRDGFLAALLTQLAIVAGTTLLGLRLPRTMR; this is encoded by the coding sequence GTGAGCGAAACCCCGATAGCGACCGCCGTCCCGGATACCCCGTCCACCGCCGCCCGTCCGCGCCCGGCGGCCGCCCCGCTGCTGACCCCGCTGGGCCTGCTGACCGTCCTCCTGGGCGCGGCCCTGCCGATGATCGACTTCTTCATCGTCAACGTCGCCCTGCCGACCATCGACCGCGATCTGCACGCCGACCCGGCGACGCTGGAGATGATCGTGGCCGGCTACGGCGTCGCCTACGCCACGCTGTTGGTGCTCGGCGGCCGGCTCGGCGACATGGTGGGCCGGCGCCGGCTGTTCCTGTGGGGGCTGGCCGCGTTCGGACTGACGTCGCTGGCCTGCGGGTTGGCCCCGGACGCCGGGACGCTGGTGGCCGCCCGGGTCGCCCAGGGCGCGGCCGCGGCGCTGCTGCTGCCGCAGGTGCTGGCCACCATCCAGGCCGCCACGACCGGCAGCCGGCGCGCCAGGGCGGTCAGCCTCTACGGCGGCACGGCCGGGGTCTCCAGCGCCGTCGGCCAGGTGCTCGGCGGGCTGCTGGTCTCGGTGGACCTGGCGGGCAGCGGCTGGCGCGCGGTGTTCCTGGTGAACGTCCCGATCGCCGCCGTGGCCCTGTTGCTCGCGGCCCGTACGGTGCCCGAGAGCCGCTCGCCGCACCCCAGCCGGGTGGACGTCCCCGGCACCGTGCTGCTCGCCGTCGCGATGGTCGCCCTGCTGCTGCCGCTGACCGAGGGCCGCGCCGCCGGCTGGCCCCTGTGGTCCTGGCTGCTGCTGGCCCTCTTCCCGTTCGCCGCCGGGGCGTTCTTGATGGTGGAGCGCCGCGCGGAGCGCACCGGGCGCACGCCGCTGATCCCGCCCTCGCTCCTGCGCATCCCGTCCGTCCGCAGCGGTCTGACCATGATCGTGCCGTTCTCGGTGGGCTTCGGCGGCTTCATGTTCGTGATCGCGGTCGCCCTCCAAAGTGGGCTGCACTACGGGCCGTTGGCCGCGGGCATGTCCCTCTTCCCGCTCTGCGTCGCCTACTTCCTGGCGTCGCTGGCCGGCCCCCGTCTGGTGCACCGCTTCGGGCGCAAGGTGATCATCACCGGCTCGCTGATCCAGGGGACCGGGCTCGTCGCCCTGGCCCTGACCGTGCACGCGGGCTGGCCCGCCGTCCCGGTCGCGGCGCTCGCCCCGAGCATGACGGTGCTGGGCCTCGGCCAGGGCCTGGTGCTGCCGGTGCTGCTGCGGATCGTGCTGAGCGAACTGCCGGTCACCCAGGCCGGGGTGGGCGGCGGCGTCATGGTCACCACCCAGCAGTCGGGCCTGGCCCTGGGCGTGGCGACGCTCGGCACGCTCTTCCTTGCCCTGCTCCCCTCCGCCGGCATCCGCGACGGGTTCCTCGCCGCCCTGCTGACCCAGTTGGCCATCGTCGCGGGCACCACCCTCCTCGGCCTCCGACTCCCCCGCACCATGCGCTGA
- a CDS encoding helix-turn-helix transcriptional regulator, with translation MAGTAPPRGAGHRADDAVRRAELAAFLRSRRERITPEQVGLPRGSRRRTPGLRREEVAQLGAVGVTWYTWLEQARDIHVSPQVLDAVARALQLDRAERSHLFALAGAVDPLPGKECTGIPRALREVLDQLAPYPAIIQNSRFDILAYNGAYGQLMCDLDALPEEDRNCLWLAFTHPGWRASLVDWEATVRTMTAKFRASMAEHLAEPGWKALVARLTEASPEFRGIWAQHEVERTTSAVKVFRHPVVGILQLTSTNLWLGPNHGSKMLSYTPVDEATRERLGELDALVRRASGTATGWGAGAAVDRAAVALAP, from the coding sequence ATGGCAGGGACGGCGCCGCCGCGCGGGGCCGGGCACCGCGCCGACGACGCGGTCCGGCGGGCGGAGTTGGCCGCCTTCCTGCGCAGCCGGCGCGAGCGGATCACCCCCGAGCAGGTCGGGTTGCCGCGCGGCAGTCGCCGCCGCACCCCGGGCCTGCGCCGCGAGGAGGTCGCCCAACTCGGCGCCGTGGGCGTGACGTGGTACACGTGGCTTGAGCAGGCCAGGGACATCCACGTCTCCCCCCAGGTGCTGGACGCGGTGGCCCGCGCCCTCCAACTGGACCGCGCCGAGCGCAGCCACCTCTTCGCGCTGGCCGGGGCGGTCGACCCGTTGCCGGGCAAGGAGTGCACCGGCATACCCCGGGCGCTGCGCGAGGTCCTGGACCAACTGGCGCCGTATCCGGCCATCATCCAGAACAGCCGGTTCGACATCCTCGCCTACAACGGCGCCTACGGGCAGCTCATGTGCGACCTGGACGCGCTGCCCGAAGAGGACCGCAACTGCCTGTGGTTGGCCTTCACCCACCCCGGGTGGCGGGCCAGCCTGGTCGACTGGGAGGCCACGGTCCGGACCATGACCGCCAAGTTCCGCGCCTCGATGGCCGAGCACCTCGCCGAGCCGGGCTGGAAGGCGCTGGTGGCCCGGCTCACGGAGGCGTCGCCGGAGTTCCGCGGGATATGGGCGCAGCACGAGGTCGAGCGCACCACCAGCGCGGTCAAGGTCTTCCGGCACCCGGTCGTTGGCATCCTCCAACTGACCAGCACCAACCTGTGGTTGGGGCCCAATCACGGCTCGAAGATGCTCAGCTACACCCCGGTCGACGAGGCGACCCGGGAGCGACTGGGGGAGCTGGACGCACTGGTGCGGAGGGCGAGCGGGACGGCGACGGGGTGGGGGGCCGGGGCGGCGGTCGACCGGGCGGCCGTGGCGCTGGCGCCGTAG